From the genome of Polyodon spathula isolate WHYD16114869_AA chromosome 14, ASM1765450v1, whole genome shotgun sequence, one region includes:
- the rad54l gene encoding DNA repair and recombination protein RAD54-like, which translates to MRRSLAPSQLVKRKQGDSSGDEDWHPEAIPKRRKGGSENESRESYVSSYRKPLTQLTNRPVCLDSSKHEAFIRSILSKPFKVPIPNYSGSLGLKALGLKRSGVRKALHDPFEEGALVLYEPPALGAHDLIKADKDKLPVHVVVDPVLCKVLRPHQREGVKFLWDCVTGRRIPQSYGCIMADEMGLGKTLQCITLMWTLLRQSPDAKPEIDKAIVVAPSSLVRNWYNEVGKWLGGRIQPLAIDGGSKDEIDKKLVSFMSQHGLRVPSPILIISYETFRLHTAVLHKGTVGLVICDEGHRLKNSENQTYQALNAMSAQRRVLISGTPVQNDLLEYFSLVHFVNTGILGTSQEFKKRFEIPILKGRDADASDQERQRGEEKLQELISIVNRCLIRRTSDILSKYLPVKIEQVVCCRLTPLQTELYKRFLKQAKPAEELLQGKISVSSLSSITSLKKLCNHPALIYDKCVDGEEGFEGALELFPPGYCTKSVEPQLSGKMLVLDYILAMTRSTTSDKVVLVSNYTQTLDLFEKLCRTRRYLYVRLDGTMSIKKRAKVVERFNSPSSPDFIFMLSSKAGGCGLNLIGANRLVMFDPDWNPANDEQAMARVWRDGQKKTCYIYRLLSTGTIEEKILQRQAHKKALSSCVVDEEQDVERHFSLGELRELFSLTEDTVSDTHARFRCSRCVNGRQVRPPPEGADCTCDLSQWQHCADKRGLRDPVLQASWEAAVTFVFHQRSHEDQRGLV; encoded by the exons ATG AGGAGAAGCCTTGCCCCCAGCCAACTTGTGAAGAGAAAACAGGGAGACTCCTCAGGCGATGAAGACTGGCATCCAGAGGCT ATCCCAAAACGTCGAAAAGGCGGATCAGAGAATGAAAGCAGAGAAAGCTATGTGTCCTCCTATCGTAAACCATTAACCCAGCTCACCAATCGACCAGTTTGCCTTGACAGCAGCAAGCAT GAAGCTTTTATTCGCAGTATTCTGTCAAAGCCATTTAAAGTCCCCATTCCAAATTACTCTG GTTCCCTGGGTTTGAAGGCACTGGGTTTGAAGCGTTCAGGAGTCAGGAAAGCGTTGCATGACCCATTTGAAGAAGGGGCCCTGGTACTATACGAGCCTCCTGCACTAGGTGCCCATGACTTGATTAAGGCAGACAA agATAAGCTGCCAGTACACGTGGTTGTGGATCCTGTACTGTGTAAGGTCTTGAGGCCCCATCAGAGAGAG GGTGTGAAGTTCCTGTGGGACTGTGTGACAGGCAGGAGGATTCCTCAGAGCTATGGCTGTATCATGGCAGATGAGATGGGACTGGGAAAGACTCTGCAGTGCATCACGCTTATGTGGACCCTGCTGAGGCAGAGCCCCGATGCCAAGCCTGAGATTGACAAGGCCATTGTGGTGGCGCCCTCCAGTCTTGTCAGGAATTGGTATAACGAGGTGGGGAAGTGGCTCGGTGGGAGAATTCAGCCCCTAGCAATCGATGGGGGATCCAAGGATGAGATTGACAAGAAACTGG TGAGTTTCATGTCTCAGCATGGGCTGAGGGTGCCGTCGCCCATCCTGATCATCTCCTACGAGACCTTCCGGCTGCACACTGCTGTCCTGCACAAGGGGACTGTCGGGCTGGTCATCTGTGATGAG GGTCACCGTCTGAAGAACTCTGAGAACCAGACGTACCAGGCCCTGAATGCCATGAGTGCCCAACGTCGTGTTCTCATCTCGGGCACACCTGTCCAGAACGACTTGCTTGAGTACTTTAGCCTGGTGCACTTTGTCAACACTGGCATTCTCG gaACGTCACAGGAATTTAAGAAGCGTTTTGAAATTCCCATTCTGAAGGGACGCGATGCTGATGCCAGTGATCAGGAGAGGCAGCGTGGAGAGGAGAAACTACAAGAGCTCATCTCTATTGTCAACAG GTGTTTAATCCGAAGGACATCAGACATTCTCTCCAAGTACCTTCCTGTGAAGATCGAGCAGGTTGTCTGCTGCAG gCTGACCCCCCTGCAGACTGAGCTCTATAAACGCTTCCTTAAGCAGGCCAAGCCAGCAGAGGAGCTGCTGCAAGGCAAGATCAGCGTGTCGTCTCTGTCCTCCATAACATCTTTGAAGAAGCTCTGTAACC ACCCAGCTCTGATCTATGACAAGTGTGTGGATGGGGAGGAAGGCTTTGAGGGAGCACTGGAGCTATTTCCACCTGGATACTGCACCAAATCTGTGGAACCACAACTGTCAG GAAAGATGCTTGTTCTAGACTACATTCTAGCCATGACCAGGAGCACAACCAGTGATAAGGTAGTTTTGGTGTCCAACTACACCCAAACGCTAGACCTGTTTGAGAAGCTCTGCAGGACTCGCAG GTACCTGTATGTTCGACTTGATGGCACCATGTCTATTAAGAAGAGAGCAAAGGTTGTGGAGAGGTTTAACAGCCCTTCG AGCCCAGATTTTATCTTCATGCTGAGTAGCAAGGCTGGTGGTTGTGGCTTAAACCTTATTGGTGCTAACCGTCTGGTAATGTTTGACCCCGACTGGAATCCAGCCAATGACGAGCAAGCAATGGCTCGAGTGTGGAGAGATGGGCAGAAAAAGACATGTTACATCTACAGACTGCTTTCG ACCGGGACTATCGAGGAGAAGATCCTCCAGCGGCAGGCCCACAAGAAGGCTCTGAGCAGCTGTGTGGTGGATGAGGAACAGGATGTGGAACGCCACTTCTCCCTGGGAGAGCTCAGAGAGCTTTTCTCACTCACAGAGGACACCGTCAGCGACACTCACGCCAG ATTCCGTTGCAGCCGTTGCGTGAACGGGCGTCAGGTCCGCCCTCCCCCAGAGGGCGCGGACTGCACGTGTGATCTGTCTCAATGGCAACACTGTGCCGACAAGCGAGGGCTGAGGGACCCAGTGCTACAAGCATCCTGGGAAGCAGCTGTCACTTTTGTATTTCACCAGCGCTCGCATGAGGATCAAAGAGGGCTGGTATGA
- the lrrc41 gene encoding leucine-rich repeat-containing protein 41 isoform X2, translating into MTNEDKPQSLVKLCAKSVCKDMGRLEQQVWDLPASLIEELLPFLNIFYLERIEEVAVRKGLSTASVWLRIWMEVVKYKPLGSKPVKDWRQKFLEYLFHCVLLRKSLAEDNPRLQDPRFSALTLGARYVQRLTLSSHPYGAVRLATDELRPILEILQGTVTQLKLHHFSQRPHEASMKSITLLLHRLIHHGSVHTLTIINCDKAIPFILIRVLRMSAGQLDLEMRDDLGVCFCCDRESDVKLQANGQQRRCRAQQERETVATTKDSGKNSSRILKALPLQEGKGAANSGKRLSDNKFCTTNVKWPRLEQGVEAGECFNTLEPSTEGTPAHTATPQSSQALGGERILFRSITALEVDLSSTIIPELQALLPSWVSLCSLDLFGNRFSEKSDLLKVVAALRSLCQHPEGSISALSIDSVFCPMPITAFMVNLLSTCPKLETLSLNFDVEEEDRLSPPQPIPVFLSVLRIAQSLQHLHLSWTSNQGFGTLLLTLIESNPNLCWLTLKGANLSACQKEVICFLKNSSLQGVDFTDCRLFEKNKVEFLGKLVDAVKGSKTLKFLHLPKNRLGNKGLVTLAELFSGNPTSQIEHLNISANCILPDGLLEFGRLLEQHPPSSRLLLDLRQNPLDRDPGTAQQAMELLRRRCQVVGDMWNSRAAFADYASVM; encoded by the exons ATGACTAACGAAGACAAACCACAGTCCCTCGTAAAACTGTGTGCAAAATCAGTATGCAAAGATATGGGCAGACTTGAACAGCAAGTTTGGG ATTTACCAGCTTCATTGATAGAAGAACTCTTGCCTTTCTTGAACATTTTCTACTTGGAAAGAATCGAGGAGGTTGCAGTCCGGAAAG GCTTGTCCACGGCTTCTGTCTGGTTAAGAATATGGATGGAAGTGGTAAAATATAAGCCCTTAGGAAGCAAG ccAGTGAAAGATTGGAGGCAGAAGTTCCTCGAGTATCTTTTCCATTGCGTCCTTCTTAGAAAATCGCTGGCAGAGGACAACCCACGGCTGCAGGACCCTCGGTTCTCTGCCCTGACCCTGGGGGCGCGCTATGTCCAGCGTCTGACCCTATCTTCTCATCCTTATGGGGCAGTCAGGCTGGCCACAGATGAGCTCCGTCCTATCCTGGAGATCCTACAGGGCACTGTCACACAACTGAAGCTCCATCACTTCAGTCAGCGTCCCCACGAGGCTTCCATGAAGTCCATAACATTGCTTCTCCACCGCCTCATCCACCATGGCTCTGTCCACACACTCACCATCATCAATTGCGACAAAGCCATACCCTTCATTCTGATTCGGGTCCTCCGAATGAGCGCTGGCCAGCTGGACCTGGAGATGCGAGATGATCTGGGAGTTTGTTTCTGTTGTGACCGGGAATCCGATGTCAAGCTACAGGCTAATGGACAGCAACGCAGATGCCGTGCCCAGCAAGAGCGGGAGACTGTGGCTACAACTAAAGACTCTGGCAAAAACAGCAGTAGGATTCTCAAAGCACTTCCTCTGCAAGAGGGAAAAGGGGCAGCCAACAGCGGCAAAAGGCTGTCAGATAATAAGTTTTGCACCACTAATGTCAAATGGCCACGATTAGAGCAGGGGGTGGAAGCAGGGGAATGTTTCAATACCCTGGAACCAAGCACTGAAGGCACACCCGCCCACACTGCCACCCCTCAGTCCTCACAGGCTTTAGGTGGGGAAAGGATCCTCTTCAGAAGCATCACTGCATTGGAGGTGGACTTGTCTTCGACAATAATTCCGGAGCTGCAAGCCTTGCTTCCATCCTGGGTCAGTCTTTGCTCCTTGGACTTATTTGGTAATA GGTTCAGTGAGAAGTCTGATCTTCTGAAGGTGGTGGCTGCCTTGAGGTCCTTGTGCCAGCATCCCGAAGGCTCCATCTCTGCGTTGTCTATTGACAGTGTGTTCTGCCCGATGCCTATCACTGCCTTTATGGTTAATTTGCTGTCTACCTGCCCTAAGCTGGAAACTCTTAGTCTTAACTTCGACGTGGAGGAGGAGGACAGACTGTCTCCTCCTCAACCTATACCC GTCTTCCTGAGTGTGCTGCGCATTGCACAGAGCCTGCAGCATCTTCATCTGAGCTGGACATCAAACCAAGGGTTTGGCACATTGCTGCTCACCCTCATAG AGTCTAATCCTAACTTGTGCTGGTTAACGCTGAAAGGGGCAAACCTGTCTGCTTGCCAAAAAGAAGTTATTTGCTTTCTGAAGAATTCTTCCCTGCAGG GTGTGGACTTCACTGACTGCCGACTGTTCGAGAAAAACAAAGTAGAGTTTTTGGGCAAATTGGTCGACGCTGTCAAGGGAAGCAAAACTCTCAAGTTCCTCCATCTTCCAAAAAACCGTCTTG gTAATAAGGGTCTGGTTACGCTAGCAGAACTCTTTTCTGGGAATCCTACATCCCAAATAGAGCACTTAAACATCAG TGCCAACTGCATCCTTCCTGATGGGCTGCTGGAGTTTGGGAGGTTGCTGGAACAGCACCCCCCCTCTTCTCGACTCTTGCTGGACTTGCGGCAAAACCCACTTGACCGAGACCCCGGGACTGCCCAGCAGGCAATGGAGCTGCTCAGGAGACGGTGTCAGGTGGTGGGCGACATGTGGAACTCCCGGGCTGCCTTTGCAGACTATGCTAGTGTCATGTGA
- the lrrc41 gene encoding leucine-rich repeat-containing protein 41 isoform X1, translating to MTNEDKPQSLVKLCAKSVCKDMGRLEQQVWDLPASLIEELLPFLNIFYLERIEEVAVRKGLSTASVWLRIWMEVVKYKPLGSKPVKDWRQKFLEYLFHCVLLRKSLAEDNPRLQDPRFSALTLGARYVQRLTLSSHPYGAVRLATDELRPILEILQGTVTQLKLHHFSQRPHEASMKSITLLLHRLIHHGSVHTLTIINCDKAIPFILIRVLRMSAGQLDLEMRDDLGVCFCCDRESDVKLQANGQQRRCRAQQERETVATTKDSGKNSSRILKALPLQEGKGAANSGKRLSDNKFCTTNVKWPRLEQGVEAGECFNTLEPSTEGTPAHTATPQSSQALGGERILFRSITALEVDLSSTIIPELQALLPSWVSLCSLDLFGNRFSEKSDLLKVVAALRSLCQHPEGSISALSIDSVFCPMPITAFMVNLLSTCPKLETLSLNFDVEEEDRLSPPQPIPVDNSLTKLQVVFPNDPIQLQVFLSVLRIAQSLQHLHLSWTSNQGFGTLLLTLIESNPNLCWLTLKGANLSACQKEVICFLKNSSLQGVDFTDCRLFEKNKVEFLGKLVDAVKGSKTLKFLHLPKNRLGNKGLVTLAELFSGNPTSQIEHLNISANCILPDGLLEFGRLLEQHPPSSRLLLDLRQNPLDRDPGTAQQAMELLRRRCQVVGDMWNSRAAFADYASVM from the exons ATGACTAACGAAGACAAACCACAGTCCCTCGTAAAACTGTGTGCAAAATCAGTATGCAAAGATATGGGCAGACTTGAACAGCAAGTTTGGG ATTTACCAGCTTCATTGATAGAAGAACTCTTGCCTTTCTTGAACATTTTCTACTTGGAAAGAATCGAGGAGGTTGCAGTCCGGAAAG GCTTGTCCACGGCTTCTGTCTGGTTAAGAATATGGATGGAAGTGGTAAAATATAAGCCCTTAGGAAGCAAG ccAGTGAAAGATTGGAGGCAGAAGTTCCTCGAGTATCTTTTCCATTGCGTCCTTCTTAGAAAATCGCTGGCAGAGGACAACCCACGGCTGCAGGACCCTCGGTTCTCTGCCCTGACCCTGGGGGCGCGCTATGTCCAGCGTCTGACCCTATCTTCTCATCCTTATGGGGCAGTCAGGCTGGCCACAGATGAGCTCCGTCCTATCCTGGAGATCCTACAGGGCACTGTCACACAACTGAAGCTCCATCACTTCAGTCAGCGTCCCCACGAGGCTTCCATGAAGTCCATAACATTGCTTCTCCACCGCCTCATCCACCATGGCTCTGTCCACACACTCACCATCATCAATTGCGACAAAGCCATACCCTTCATTCTGATTCGGGTCCTCCGAATGAGCGCTGGCCAGCTGGACCTGGAGATGCGAGATGATCTGGGAGTTTGTTTCTGTTGTGACCGGGAATCCGATGTCAAGCTACAGGCTAATGGACAGCAACGCAGATGCCGTGCCCAGCAAGAGCGGGAGACTGTGGCTACAACTAAAGACTCTGGCAAAAACAGCAGTAGGATTCTCAAAGCACTTCCTCTGCAAGAGGGAAAAGGGGCAGCCAACAGCGGCAAAAGGCTGTCAGATAATAAGTTTTGCACCACTAATGTCAAATGGCCACGATTAGAGCAGGGGGTGGAAGCAGGGGAATGTTTCAATACCCTGGAACCAAGCACTGAAGGCACACCCGCCCACACTGCCACCCCTCAGTCCTCACAGGCTTTAGGTGGGGAAAGGATCCTCTTCAGAAGCATCACTGCATTGGAGGTGGACTTGTCTTCGACAATAATTCCGGAGCTGCAAGCCTTGCTTCCATCCTGGGTCAGTCTTTGCTCCTTGGACTTATTTGGTAATA GGTTCAGTGAGAAGTCTGATCTTCTGAAGGTGGTGGCTGCCTTGAGGTCCTTGTGCCAGCATCCCGAAGGCTCCATCTCTGCGTTGTCTATTGACAGTGTGTTCTGCCCGATGCCTATCACTGCCTTTATGGTTAATTTGCTGTCTACCTGCCCTAAGCTGGAAACTCTTAGTCTTAACTTCGACGTGGAGGAGGAGGACAGACTGTCTCCTCCTCAACCTATACCCGTAG ATAACTCTCTGACCAAATTACAAGTGGTTTTCCCAAATGACCCCATCCAACTGCAGGTCTTCCTGAGTGTGCTGCGCATTGCACAGAGCCTGCAGCATCTTCATCTGAGCTGGACATCAAACCAAGGGTTTGGCACATTGCTGCTCACCCTCATAG AGTCTAATCCTAACTTGTGCTGGTTAACGCTGAAAGGGGCAAACCTGTCTGCTTGCCAAAAAGAAGTTATTTGCTTTCTGAAGAATTCTTCCCTGCAGG GTGTGGACTTCACTGACTGCCGACTGTTCGAGAAAAACAAAGTAGAGTTTTTGGGCAAATTGGTCGACGCTGTCAAGGGAAGCAAAACTCTCAAGTTCCTCCATCTTCCAAAAAACCGTCTTG gTAATAAGGGTCTGGTTACGCTAGCAGAACTCTTTTCTGGGAATCCTACATCCCAAATAGAGCACTTAAACATCAG TGCCAACTGCATCCTTCCTGATGGGCTGCTGGAGTTTGGGAGGTTGCTGGAACAGCACCCCCCCTCTTCTCGACTCTTGCTGGACTTGCGGCAAAACCCACTTGACCGAGACCCCGGGACTGCCCAGCAGGCAATGGAGCTGCTCAGGAGACGGTGTCAGGTGGTGGGCGACATGTGGAACTCCCGGGCTGCCTTTGCAGACTATGCTAGTGTCATGTGA
- the LOC121326939 gene encoding cytochrome b-c1 complex subunit 6, mitochondrial — MREDKMLTNGEPEEAEEEEEEEEDMVDPLETIRSKCELTEHCVHLREKLETCEARVSSRSNTAEECTEELFDFLHARDHCVAHKVFSKIK, encoded by the exons ATGAGGGAGGACAAAATGCTTACAAACGGAGAGCCCGAGgag GctgaggaggaagaagaggaggaggaggatatgGTG GACCCCTTAGAGACAATCCGGAGTAAATGTGAGCTAACTGAGCACTGCGTGCATTTACGGGAGAAGCTTGAAACATGTGAGGCACGAGTGAGCTCCCGGTCAAACACTGCAGAGGAATGTACAGAGGAGCTGTTTGACTTCCTCCACGCCAGGGACCACTGT GTGGCACACAAGGTCTTCAGCAAGATTAAGTGA
- the nsun4 gene encoding 5-methylcytosine rRNA methyltransferase NSUN4, with product MAALVDTRCVFLKFKVFPHLIPRRFRVKKKWAATLPRITSTKLALQNFDVNYGTQFGERWPSIRVSLLSEQKYGALINNFSSAEELIKGLELQGARDFVYEAQARTWSPGSVSGKPLGDEKLEWSSSLAAGQSGNEVPLSSQVGEGVEMAAATEPPSLSPNIKCFTFPKGDITAFSPARLDGSGLLGYYLLDAASVLPVLALDVQPGHTVLDLCAAPGGKTLAIIQTQACWRLAANDSSVSRTGRLRRILQSYIPREHSTEDRVRITSFDGRRWGELESNTFDRVLVDVPCTTDRHSLLEEENNIFTRSRSKERQTLPLLQSQLLLAGIKAALPGGVVLYSTCTLSQLQNEYVVERAVQAAQEELGVTVHIEDLSPLTQLFRDTFHFAQGMRLGELVLPHLTSNFGPTYFCKLRRIN from the exons ATGGCAGCGCTCGTGGACACGAGATGTGTGTTTCTGAAATTCAAGGTCTTTCCACATCTGATACCCCGCAGATTCCGAGTTAAAAAGAAATGG GCTGCCACTCTTCCCAGGATCACCTCCACCAAGCTGGCTTTGCAGAACTTCGACGTGAATTACGGCACGCAGTTTGGGGAGCGCTGGCCTTCGATCCGGGTCAGCCTTCTGTCAGAGCAGAAGTACGGCGCACTGATCAACAACTTCTCCTCGGCAGAGGAATTGATAAAGGGGCTGGAGCTCCAGGGGGCCAGGGACTTTGTATACGAGGCTCAGGCTAGAACCTGGAGTCCAGGATCAGTGTCAGGCAAGCCTCTGGGAGACGAGAAGTTAGAATGGAGCAGCTCATTGGCAGCTGGACAGTCAGGCAATGAGGTTCCATTGTCCAGTCAGGTGGGTGAGGGCGTGGAGATGGCAGCTGCCACTGAACCACCTAGTCTGAGCCCAAATATAAAGTGCTTCACGTTTCCGAAAGGAGACATCACTGCCTTCAGTCCTGCCAG GCTGGATGGCTCTGGGCTTCTTGGATACTATCTGCTGGACGCTGCCTCGGTTTTGCCAGTCCTGGCTCTGGATGTCCAGCCAGGTCACACAGTTCTTGACCTCTGTGCAGCACCGGGTGGGAAGACCCTGGCCATCATCCAGACCCAGGCCTGTT GGCGGCTTGCAGCGAACGACTCCTCTGTGTCTCGCACTGGTCGGCTTCGAAGGATCCTGCAGAGCTACATTCCCAGGGAGCACAGCACAGAGGACAGGGTTCGCATCACTTCCTTTGATGGCAGGAGGTGGGGTGAGCTGGAGAGTAACACGTTTGACAGA GTGCTGGTGGACGTCCCCTGTACCACAGATAGGCACTCACTGCTGGAGGAAGAAAATAACATCTTCACACGCTCACGGAGCAAAGAGAGACAGACGCTGCCCCTGCTGCAGTCTCAGCTCCTGCT GGCAGGGATCAAGGCTGCGCTGCCAGGAGGAGTGGTGCTCTACTCCACCTGCACACTGTCCCAGCTGCAGAACGAGTATGTGGTGGAGAGAGCTGTGCAGGCGGCCCAGGAGGAGCTGGGAGTGACTGTGCACATCGAGGACCTGTCCCCCCTCACACAGCTCTTCAGAGACACCTTTCACTTCGCCCAGGGcatgcggctgggggagctggtttTGCCACACCTCACCTCCAACTTTGGACCCACTTACTTCTGCAAGCTGCGCCGCATTAATTAG
- the LOC121326543 gene encoding fatty-acid amide hydrolase 1, producing MEKVTCREFLVAQSGWGAILAATACGTGAVFCFVKWKHSRKIHTKIQKAVAKREQSKLCVENALLQFRKQHPEAKSAPVLSLSLTDLSKQLKEGSLTPATVLHTYMEKALEVTKELNCVTEFLLESRDQLQEVEKYREGLLYGIPISIKDNVACQGHDTSCGVSIKLDCPEKEDSVLVQVLKRQGAIPFVKTNIPQGLLNYDCCNPIFGQSLNPHNQKKTPGGSSGGEGALIGGGGSLLGIGTDIGGSIRIPASFCGICGLKPTGGRLSNHGLAGCLPGQKSVTTSVGPMARDVDSLALFMRAVLSEDMFLLDPCVPPIPFNNEVYSSSKTLRIGYYDTDGYLEPSPSMRRAVLETKALLEKAGHTLVPFTLPRIVYALPELIVKGILADGGATLLHFLREEMIDPSLKPQLITYRIPRIVKKIISLILKPLFPRISTTYEALNGVSSVQDLWKQHTEVADYCKEYITQWKSLGLDVMLCPALGPAFEFGYPGKLSVAASYTILYNLLNFPAGVVPVSKVTEQDEEELKHYKGYYGDPWDKLFKEAVTGCQGLPVAVQCVALPWQEELCLRFMKEVESLTQGTRKN from the exons ATGGAGAAGGTGACTTGCAGGGAATTCCTGGTGGCGCAGTCCGGCTGGGGTGCTATTCTAGCGGCAACTGCATGCGGCACTGGCGCTGTTTTTTGCTTTGTGAAATGGAAGCATTCAAGGAAGATCCATACAAAGATCCAAAAGGCAGTAGCAAAGCGGGAACAGTCCAAACTCTGTGTAGAAAATGCCCTGCTGCAGTTCAGAAAACAG cACCCCGAGGCTAAAAGTGCCCCTGTCCTGTCTCTGTCCCTCACAGACCTGAGCAAGCAGCTGAAAGAGGGCTCGCTGACCCCAGCGACTGTGCTTCACACCTACATGGAGAAG GCCCTGGAGGTGACCAAAGAGTTGAACTGCGTGACGGAGTTCCTGCTGGAGAGCCGAGACCAGCTGCAGGAGGTGGAGAAGTATAGAGAAGGTCTTCTCTACGGGATTCCTATCAGCATCAAGGATAACGTGGCATGCCAG GGTCACGACACCAGCTGTGGCGTATCAATCAAGCTGGACTGTCCAGAGAAAGAGGACTCTGTGCTTGTCCAAGTTCTGAAGAGGCAGGGCGCCATCCCCTTTGTGAAAACCAACATACCCCAGGGGCTGCTCAA CTATGACTGCTGCAACCCGATCTTCGGGCAGAGCCTGAACCCCCACAACCAAAAGAAGACTCCAGGGGGGTCCTCGGGCGGGGAGGGGGCACTGATTGGAGGCGGGGGCTCACTCCTGGGAATCGGGACTGATATTGGGGGCAGCATACGCATCCCTGCATCATTCTGTGGGATTTGCGGCCTCAAGCCAACAGGAGGGCGCCTCAG taatCATGGCTTGGCTGGCTGCCTCCCTGGACAGAAATCAG TGACGACGTCAGTGGGCCCAATGGCACGGGATGTGGACAGCCTGGCTCTCTTCATGAGGGCTGTGCTCTCTGAAGACATGTTCCTCCTGGACCCCTGCGTGCCTCCCATCCCCTTCAACAATGAG GTGTACTCCAGTTCCAAGACACTGAGGATTGGCTACTATGACACTGATGGCTATTTGGAACCTTCCCCAAGCATGAGACGGGCTGTCCTGGAAACCAAAGCGCTTCTTGAGAAAGCCGGACATACT ctagTACCCTTCACCCTCCCTCGCATCGTTTATGCCTTGCCGGAGCTGATAGTGAAGGGGATCCTGGCCGACGGGGGCGCCACGCTCCTCCACTTCCT GAGAGAAGAGATGATTGATCCTTCCTTGAAACCTCAGCTCATCACTTATAGAATACCCCGAATAGTTAAGAAGATCATATCCTTAATCCTGAAGCCTCTG TTTCCCCGCATCTCCACAACTTATGAAGCACTGAATGGGGTGAG CTCCGTCCAGGATCTTTGGAAGCAACACACAGAGGTGGCG GATTATTGCAAGGAGTATATTACACAGTGGAAGAGTCTGGGTTTGGATGTGATGCTGTGTCCAGCTCTTGGCCCTGCCTTTGAGTTTGGATATCCTGGGAAACTGTCAG TTGCAGCATCATATACCATCCTGTACAACCTGCTCAACTTCCCGGCAGGGGTGGTGCCTGTATCCAAAGTAACTGAGCAGGATGAGGAGGAGCTAAAGCACTACAAAGGTTACTATGGTGACCCTTGGGACAAGCTATTTAAAGAA GCTGTGACTGGTTGCCAGGGGCTCCCTGTTGCTGTGCAGTGCGTGGCCCTTCCGTGGCAGGAGGAGCTGTGCCTGCGCTTCATGAAGGAGGTGGAGAGTCTCACTCAAGGGACAAGGAAGAACTAA